Proteins from a genomic interval of Thermoanaerobaculia bacterium:
- a CDS encoding PP2C family protein-serine/threonine phosphatase, translating into MTDTRQADLRNLMKRVEQLVREIQSADEVGITIYNLADAIISRFRDALGFYGGRLYQWDGEAYELKAIFPDARPAEREIRVPATYAPIEIALAEGVVYMDSGDPRFDHKLEDQLGVDRFAAIEVGDEEFILSFDVAPGVHRDEVLFSLGVLRHGINQKLRQERMQEVFDQARKIQASILPRRVPVYGGFELYGRIQPMESVGGDFYDYIPITDKILGLAIADVSGHGLPAALQVRDIYMGLRMGMARDFKIVRTVERLNQIIHKSTLTSRFVSMFYGELEPNGVFIYVNAGHPPPFHLSAAGEVRYLDEGGAVLGPLADATYERGFVRLAPGDMVVLYTDGMIEATPPEGDGEEFGIERLVEIARKSTGKSSKEIGEAMMKAVETYRGEGEAQDDRTVVVVTYPQPAPGA; encoded by the coding sequence ATGACGGACACACGCCAGGCGGATCTCCGCAATCTGATGAAGCGCGTCGAGCAGCTGGTGCGCGAGATTCAGTCGGCCGACGAAGTCGGCATCACGATCTACAACCTCGCCGATGCGATCATCTCGCGCTTCCGCGACGCGTTGGGCTTCTACGGCGGCCGGCTCTACCAGTGGGACGGCGAGGCCTACGAGCTCAAGGCGATCTTCCCCGACGCCCGCCCGGCGGAGCGCGAGATCCGCGTGCCCGCGACTTATGCGCCGATCGAGATTGCGCTCGCCGAGGGCGTGGTCTACATGGACTCGGGCGATCCGCGCTTCGACCACAAGCTCGAGGACCAGCTCGGGGTCGACCGCTTTGCGGCGATCGAGGTCGGCGACGAGGAGTTCATCCTGTCGTTCGACGTCGCGCCCGGCGTGCATCGCGACGAGGTGCTGTTCTCGCTCGGCGTCCTGCGCCACGGCATCAACCAGAAGCTCCGGCAGGAGCGCATGCAGGAGGTCTTCGATCAGGCGAGGAAGATCCAGGCGTCGATTCTCCCGCGCCGCGTGCCGGTCTACGGCGGCTTCGAGCTCTACGGACGGATCCAGCCGATGGAGTCGGTCGGCGGCGACTTCTACGACTACATCCCGATCACCGACAAGATCCTGGGCCTCGCGATCGCCGACGTCTCGGGGCACGGATTGCCGGCGGCCCTCCAGGTGCGCGACATCTACATGGGCCTGCGCATGGGGATGGCGCGCGACTTCAAGATCGTGCGCACGGTCGAACGCCTGAACCAGATCATCCACAAGTCGACGCTCACCAGCCGTTTCGTCTCGATGTTCTACGGCGAGCTCGAACCGAACGGCGTCTTCATCTACGTCAACGCCGGCCATCCGCCGCCGTTCCATCTCTCGGCCGCGGGCGAAGTGCGCTACCTCGACGAAGGCGGCGCGGTCCTGGGCCCGCTCGCCGACGCCACCTACGAGCGCGGCTTCGTGCGCCTCGCCCCCGGCGACATGGTCGTGCTCTACACCGACGGCATGATCGAGGCGACGCCCCCCGAGGGCGACGGCGAGGAGTTCGGTATCGAGCGCCTGGTCGAGATCGCCCGCAAGTCGACCGGCAAGAGCTCGAAAGAGATCGGCGAGGCGATGATGAAAGCCGTCGAAACCTACCGCGGCGAAGGCGAAGCCCAAGACGACCGCACCGTCGTCGTCGTCACCTACCCGCAGCCAGCGCCGGGCGCCTGA
- a CDS encoding DUF4279 domain-containing protein, whose translation MNVTYSASLRIFDKSLDPDTVSKRLGLTPDESHRAGDPLLGQSGRRYADFSVGMWSIRSLLHRSAAPDDHITGLLARLQNRGEALKELSAQGYKMDLFLGVFGIEDGNHGFSIASETMKALGDLGIKLEIDAYG comes from the coding sequence GTGAACGTCACCTATTCCGCGTCACTTCGAATCTTCGACAAGAGCCTCGACCCGGACACCGTCTCCAAGAGATTGGGGCTTACTCCCGATGAGTCGCATCGCGCTGGCGATCCACTCCTCGGCCAATCTGGTCGCAGGTACGCTGACTTTTCGGTAGGCATGTGGTCGATCAGATCGTTGCTCCACCGGAGCGCGGCTCCTGACGATCACATCACCGGATTGCTGGCTCGCCTCCAGAACCGAGGAGAAGCGCTGAAGGAGCTGAGTGCGCAGGGGTACAAGATGGATCTGTTTCTTGGTGTCTTCGGTATTGAAGACGGCAACCACGGCTTTTCTATCGCCAGCGAAACCATGAAGGCATTGGGAGACCTCGGAATCAAGCTCGAGATCGATGCTTACGGGTGA
- a CDS encoding addiction module protein — MSPTASEVLKQALSLDEQDRASVAGALIESLEVRADADVEVAWSNEIERRVRELEARSITSVPWSKVRDRLFRGFD; from the coding sequence ATGAGCCCGACGGCTTCTGAAGTCCTCAAGCAAGCGCTTTCGCTCGATGAGCAGGATCGCGCATCCGTCGCCGGCGCGCTGATCGAGAGCCTCGAAGTGCGCGCCGACGCCGATGTCGAAGTCGCCTGGTCGAACGAGATCGAACGCCGCGTGAGAGAGCTCGAAGCCCGATCGATCACCAGTGTCCCGTGGTCCAAAGTACGCGACCGCCTGTTCCGTGGCTTCGATTGA
- a CDS encoding NAD-dependent epimerase/dehydratase family protein has product MAHTLLITGGAGFIGSHLAEDALAHGDRVVVLDNLSTGKRENIPAGATFYQRDISDPGLDELVADEKIDVVSHHAAQVNVRISIADPTADARTNILATLDLISACKKSGVRRLLFASSGGTVYGEQKVYPCDEEHSRHPTSPYGCAKLAVELYLDAFRVMGDLDPIVFRYANIYGPRQEPKGEAGIVAILAEKLLAGEQPRIFDDGAQTRDYVFVGDLVKAHRAALDRWTPGIYNIGTGIETSVNALYEMVSKQLASTIRPRHEPPVSAELRRNSLDAGRLERALGAAPKTRIAEGLALTLPYYERRAAASKAR; this is encoded by the coding sequence ATGGCCCACACCCTTCTCATCACCGGCGGTGCCGGTTTCATCGGCAGTCACCTGGCGGAGGATGCCCTGGCGCACGGCGACCGCGTCGTCGTGCTCGACAACCTCTCGACCGGCAAGCGCGAGAACATTCCGGCCGGCGCGACCTTCTACCAGCGCGACATCTCCGACCCCGGCCTCGACGAGCTCGTGGCCGACGAGAAGATCGACGTCGTCAGCCACCACGCCGCGCAGGTCAACGTCCGCATCTCGATCGCCGACCCGACCGCCGACGCGCGCACCAACATCCTCGCCACTCTCGACCTCATCTCGGCCTGCAAGAAGTCCGGCGTCCGCCGCCTGCTCTTCGCCTCGAGCGGCGGCACGGTCTACGGCGAACAGAAGGTCTACCCGTGCGACGAGGAGCACTCCCGCCATCCGACCTCGCCCTACGGCTGCGCCAAGCTCGCGGTCGAGCTCTACCTCGATGCCTTCCGCGTCATGGGCGACCTCGACCCGATCGTCTTCCGCTACGCCAACATCTACGGCCCGCGCCAGGAGCCCAAGGGCGAGGCCGGCATCGTCGCGATCCTCGCCGAGAAGCTCCTCGCCGGCGAGCAGCCGCGCATCTTCGACGACGGCGCGCAGACCCGCGACTACGTCTTCGTCGGCGATCTGGTGAAGGCGCATCGCGCCGCGCTCGATCGCTGGACGCCGGGCATCTACAACATCGGCACGGGGATCGAGACCTCGGTCAACGCGCTCTATGAAATGGTCTCGAAGCAGCTCGCCTCGACGATCCGTCCGCGCCACGAGCCGCCGGTCTCGGCGGAGCTGCGTCGCAACAGCCTCGACGCCGGGCGGCTCGAGCGCGCCCTCGGTGCCGCGCCGAAGACCCGGATCGCCGAGGGCTTGGCGCTCACGCTCCCCTACTACGAGCGCCGGGCGGCCGCCTCGAAAGCGCGATGA
- a CDS encoding DNA-3-methyladenine glycosylase — protein sequence MRSLAPLPDSFYFRPAEEVARDLLGRLLVRELPEGRIVVRLVETEAYAGPHDRASHAFGGRRTARNESMYLAGGHAYVYRIYGVHFCLNVVTGPRDAGIAVLLRAAEIVEGEELVRRGRPEVIAAHRLLAGPGNLTKGLAIDLALDTVALDRGTLRLAAGKPVAESAILTGPRVGCESAGEAAAWPLRFAVDGSRAVSSPRPRLRFR from the coding sequence GTGCGCTCGCTCGCTCCGCTACCCGACTCCTTCTACTTTCGCCCCGCCGAGGAGGTAGCCCGGGATCTACTCGGGCGTCTCCTGGTGCGCGAGCTGCCGGAGGGGCGGATCGTCGTCCGGCTGGTGGAGACCGAGGCGTACGCGGGGCCGCACGATCGCGCGAGCCACGCTTTCGGCGGACGGCGGACGGCGCGCAACGAGTCGATGTATCTCGCCGGGGGGCACGCCTACGTGTATCGCATCTACGGCGTGCACTTCTGCCTGAACGTGGTCACCGGCCCGCGCGACGCCGGCATCGCGGTCCTGCTGCGGGCGGCCGAGATCGTGGAGGGGGAGGAGCTGGTCCGGCGCGGGCGTCCCGAAGTGATCGCCGCTCATCGGCTCCTCGCCGGCCCGGGCAACCTCACGAAGGGCCTGGCGATCGATCTGGCGCTCGACACCGTGGCGCTCGATCGCGGCACGCTGCGTCTGGCCGCCGGGAAACCGGTCGCGGAGTCTGCGATCCTCACCGGACCCCGAGTCGGCTGCGAATCGGCCGGCGAGGCGGCCGCCTGGCCGTTGCGCTTCGCCGTGGACGGCAGTCGTGCGGTCTCGTCGCCCAGGCCGCGTCTGCGCTTCCGGTAG
- a CDS encoding clan AA aspartic protease, whose protein sequence is MQRAFWAGLGSIGCAALLSGVPGCAAEAAGCRLFLVTGEREPYALERVDLAPGEERRFLVGAGGEAMTFVLPLSPGKSADLVQMASAGARLVARCTGSGLEATVERPGAPARALPAVPLAVVESYDLRVHLRTASGPGQVFEVRAGSAIAPGRGPVLDLFGGRIPLNPGDLSLTLETSLARAEAAVAGDVALEFDGEHLFARGRVEGGAEGWFVVDLAAGRSVVARDALPREVAIAPLESTEYSAAGERTAGAAVVALSGEVEAHLGIAELPALAFGTLRFEQSAVQVMRSLPRIGEREISGILGFDLLRRAPRVTFVYGPEPELRFGGAIAGKAAATNAAEIPFTLADRHIFLAGTIAGRAVDWVLDTGAKVSLLGPELARGLALAPDPERSIELRGLDGKAVRAPRAEIAELYLGGARFAGVGVHVTDLPVLTAWGIEQRGGILGNDFLGRFAAVELDFERGVVRFVPQ, encoded by the coding sequence ATGCAGCGTGCTTTCTGGGCCGGGCTGGGTTCGATCGGGTGTGCCGCGCTGCTCTCGGGAGTTCCAGGGTGTGCAGCGGAGGCGGCGGGCTGCCGCCTCTTTCTCGTGACGGGCGAGCGGGAGCCCTACGCACTGGAGCGGGTGGATCTCGCGCCGGGCGAAGAGCGGCGGTTCCTTGTCGGAGCGGGTGGAGAGGCAATGACGTTCGTGCTGCCACTCTCACCCGGCAAATCAGCCGACCTCGTGCAGATGGCTTCCGCTGGAGCGCGGCTCGTGGCGCGCTGCACCGGTTCCGGGCTCGAGGCGACCGTCGAGCGACCGGGGGCGCCGGCGCGCGCCCTTCCGGCCGTACCGCTCGCGGTCGTCGAGAGTTATGACCTGCGCGTTCATCTGCGCACGGCGAGTGGCCCCGGCCAGGTATTCGAGGTCCGCGCCGGCAGTGCGATCGCGCCGGGCCGCGGGCCGGTGCTCGATCTGTTCGGCGGCCGAATCCCGCTCAACCCGGGCGATCTCTCGCTGACGCTCGAGACGTCGTTGGCGCGCGCCGAGGCCGCGGTCGCCGGCGACGTCGCGCTCGAATTCGACGGCGAGCATCTGTTCGCGCGCGGCCGCGTGGAGGGCGGCGCTGAGGGCTGGTTCGTCGTCGATCTCGCGGCAGGGCGGAGCGTCGTCGCCCGCGACGCGCTACCGCGGGAGGTCGCGATTGCGCCGCTGGAGAGCACCGAGTACTCCGCCGCCGGGGAACGGACGGCGGGAGCGGCAGTCGTCGCCCTCTCGGGCGAGGTCGAAGCTCACCTTGGAATCGCCGAGCTTCCTGCGCTCGCGTTCGGCACGCTGCGCTTCGAGCAGTCGGCAGTGCAGGTGATGCGGTCGCTGCCACGGATCGGCGAACGGGAGATCTCCGGCATCCTCGGTTTCGATCTTCTCCGCCGGGCGCCGCGCGTGACCTTCGTCTACGGACCGGAGCCCGAGCTCCGCTTCGGCGGCGCCATTGCCGGGAAAGCGGCCGCGACGAACGCCGCGGAGATCCCGTTCACCCTCGCCGACCGGCATATCTTCCTCGCCGGAACGATCGCTGGTCGCGCGGTCGATTGGGTGCTCGACACGGGGGCAAAGGTCTCTCTGCTCGGGCCGGAGCTGGCGCGAGGTCTGGCGTTGGCACCGGATCCGGAGCGATCGATCGAGTTGCGCGGCCTCGACGGCAAGGCCGTACGCGCGCCGCGGGCGGAGATCGCCGAGCTCTATCTTGGCGGAGCGCGCTTCGCCGGTGTCGGCGTCCATGTAACCGATCTTCCCGTTCTCACCGCGTGGGGAATCGAGCAACGCGGTGGCATCCTCGGCAACGACTTCCTCGGCCGCTTCGCCGCCGTCGAACTCGACTTTGAGCGCGGCGTCGTCCGCTTCGTGCCGCAATAG
- a CDS encoding DUF4388 domain-containing protein — protein sequence MSITGNLKTMELAELLQWLSGAQKTGTLVVENGKVTKQIFFRDGMIVSSASTDPKEHLGAFLVSHGFITDAELGQAIRMQESNKMLLGKILSTIGAISEQDVHRMLRLKAEESIYDVFSWPEGDFRFLDQKLPTANMVPISIDVTGLVLEGMQRFDEWKRIRGIVPSPDSIPVAVAEFDEKVLTEGAPQILSLIDDDRTVAEICKLTHSSEFHVCRILFRQVQSKRLKIVRPRDTPAAETAATAAALAAPQAITPETLMVIAQQALQKNEFETTLRHMRAARALDPDSRKLATEAQKIEELIRAAIEKSGVLPTSIPVLARTMEELTQLKITSQEGFLLTRLNGSYDLKSIVNISSMNPLDVQLAVWKLLKAGHVRLEKPAN from the coding sequence ATGAGTATTACGGGAAATCTCAAAACCATGGAGCTCGCCGAGCTCCTTCAGTGGCTCTCCGGAGCCCAGAAGACCGGCACGCTCGTGGTCGAGAACGGCAAGGTCACGAAGCAGATCTTCTTCCGCGACGGCATGATCGTCTCGTCGGCCTCGACCGACCCCAAGGAGCATCTCGGGGCCTTCCTCGTCAGCCACGGCTTCATCACCGACGCCGAGCTCGGGCAGGCGATCCGGATGCAGGAGAGCAACAAGATGCTGCTCGGAAAGATCCTCTCGACGATCGGGGCGATTTCCGAGCAGGACGTGCATCGCATGCTCCGGCTCAAGGCCGAGGAGTCGATCTACGACGTCTTCAGCTGGCCGGAGGGAGACTTCCGCTTTCTCGATCAGAAGCTGCCGACGGCCAACATGGTGCCGATCTCGATCGACGTCACCGGTCTCGTCCTCGAAGGCATGCAGCGCTTCGATGAGTGGAAGCGGATCCGCGGGATCGTTCCCTCGCCGGATTCCATTCCGGTCGCGGTGGCCGAGTTCGACGAGAAGGTCCTCACCGAGGGAGCGCCGCAGATCCTCTCGCTCATCGACGACGACCGCACCGTCGCCGAGATCTGCAAACTCACCCACTCGAGCGAGTTCCACGTCTGCCGGATTCTCTTCCGCCAGGTGCAATCGAAGCGGCTGAAGATCGTCCGGCCGCGCGACACGCCGGCGGCGGAAACCGCGGCGACCGCCGCCGCGCTCGCGGCGCCGCAGGCCATCACGCCCGAAACACTCATGGTCATCGCCCAGCAGGCGCTGCAGAAGAACGAGTTCGAAACGACGCTTCGACACATGCGCGCCGCCAGAGCGCTCGACCCCGACAGCCGCAAGCTCGCCACGGAGGCGCAGAAGATCGAGGAGCTGATCCGCGCCGCGATCGAGAAGTCCGGCGTGCTCCCGACCTCGATTCCGGTCCTCGCGCGCACGATGGAAGAGCTCACCCAGCTCAAGATCACGTCGCAAGAGGGCTTCCTCCTCACCCGCCTGAACGGCTCCTACGATCTCAAGTCGATCGTCAACATCAGCTCGATGAACCCGCTCGACGTCCAACTCGCGGTCTGGAAGCTCCTCAAGGCCGGCCACGTCCGGCTGGAGAAGCCGGCCAACTAG
- the dcd gene encoding dCTP deaminase, which produces MIKPDRWIRAWAEEGGVDPYEPSQINSASFDLRLSDHWICPTRDPEEFRAPHIKLFPGEVVLASTLEYVRIPRTVACDLKLKSTLGRLWINHSLAGWCDPGFQGNITLELQNLGPTPFVLEANRRIAQLIFIAMESEPDVAYGEPGSSSHYQGQRGTTIARK; this is translated from the coding sequence ATGATCAAACCCGACCGCTGGATTCGCGCCTGGGCAGAAGAGGGCGGCGTCGATCCCTACGAGCCTTCGCAGATCAACTCGGCCTCGTTCGACCTGCGCCTCTCGGATCACTGGATCTGCCCGACGCGGGACCCGGAAGAGTTCCGGGCGCCGCACATCAAGCTCTTCCCGGGAGAGGTCGTCCTCGCTTCGACGCTCGAATACGTGCGCATTCCGCGCACCGTGGCCTGCGACCTCAAGCTCAAGTCGACCCTCGGCAGACTGTGGATCAACCACTCGCTCGCCGGCTGGTGCGACCCCGGCTTCCAGGGCAACATCACCCTCGAGCTCCAGAACCTGGGGCCCACGCCATTCGTGCTCGAAGCAAACCGGCGGATCGCGCAGCTGATCTTCATCGCGATGGAGTCGGAACCCGACGTGGCCTATGGCGAGCCCGGCTCGTCGTCGCACTACCAGGGCCAGCGCGGCACGACGATCGCCCGCAAGTAG